The segment TCATGATCGTGCATGCCACGGATTACCCGAATCGTTGCACCCGGCCACCCGTATCATGTGACGCAACGAGGGAATTATCGCCAGACGGTCTTTCGGAACGACAGAGATTCGAATGCGCACGATGACAGAGCGGCCACTGCGAAGAGACGGGTTGATCTGGTAGGTGCACAGGAAACTGGTGTTTGGAGGGGCGTGCAGTCTTTGCGGACTAGACGCGGGGAGAGCGGCGAATCGAGGCGATCTAACTCAGGTCAGGCGTCGGAAGACGAGCGTCTCTCGCCGGCAAGCCATTGGCGGAGCCGTGTGAGAATCTCATCGCGGATTCGGCGGAACGTCTCCAAGCGGTCCGCATCCGTGCCGGTGGCCTGAGAGGGGTCGCCGAAGCTCCAGTGGATGCGGGTCGTTCCCCCTGGGAACATCGGGCATCGTTCGTTGGCGCTGTCGCAGACCGTGATCACATAGTCCCATGGCTGGCTGAAGAATACGTCGATGGTTTTGGAGGTATGCCCACTCAAATCGATCCCGACCTCCTCCATAGCCCGAATCGCCAGGGGGTGGACGCGCGTCGCCTCGGTTCCGGCGCTGGCCACGTCGAAACGCTCTCCGGCCAGGGCCCGGAGGAAGCCCTCGGCCATCTGGCTCCGCGCTGAGTTGTGCGTGCAAAGAAAAAGCACTCGCGGTCTAGTCATGTAGGCCCTCTCAGTGTGGGACACTGACCGCAGATCGCTGGAAAGCATCCGGAAGAGATCTAAAGCATAACGAAGCAGAGATCTTGCTGAACATGGTCAGGCCCGTCCGCCGATTGGCCGCCGGGGCGGTTCGACGACCGGGACCGCTACGGGC is part of the Candidatus Methylomirabilis limnetica genome and harbors:
- a CDS encoding arsenate reductase ArsC — encoded protein: MTRPRVLFLCTHNSARSQMAEGFLRALAGERFDVASAGTEATRVHPLAIRAMEEVGIDLSGHTSKTIDVFFSQPWDYVITVCDSANERCPMFPGGTTRIHWSFGDPSQATGTDADRLETFRRIRDEILTRLRQWLAGERRSSSDA